GAGACGTTTGTATCTGGAAACCAAGTTCAAAAACACCTTTGTGTGCAGTAGCTTGTCAGAACATCATCACGACAGTACTTAAAAACAACAACGTTCCGGAAGGTGTAAGCTGTCTGGTTGTTGGAAACGAGTCGGGTGATTTAATCAACAATGACAAACGTATTCCTTTAGTATCGTTCACAGGTTCTACAAGAATCGGACGTCACGTATCGAAAACGGTTGCAGAACGTTTCGGAAATACCATTCTGGAATTGGGAGGAAACAACGCGATCATCGTTTCAGAACATGCTGATATCAGTATGGTATTGGTTGGAGCGGTATTCGGAGCAGTTGGAACAGCCGGACAACGTTGTACTTCTACAAGACGTTTAATCGTTCACGAAAGTGTTTACGACAAAACGATCAGTGTATTGCAAAACGCTTACGGACAATTGAAAATCGGTAACCCGTTGGATGCTAATAACCACGTAGGGCCGCTTATCGATAAAGGTGCTGTAAACGATTACTTAAACGCAATCGAAAAAGCCAAACAGGAAGGTGGAAAAATCCTTGTTGAAGGTGGTGTTTTAGAAGGAGAAGGATACGAAAGCGGATGTTATGTGAAACCATGTATCATTGAAGCTAAAAACGAATTCCATATCGTTCAGGAAGAAACTTTTGCACCAATCCTTTACGTAATGAAATACAGCACTATCGAAGAAGCAATCGCAATGCAAAACGGAGTGCCTCAGGGATTATCATCATCTATCTTCACGAACAACATGAGAGAAATGGAATTATTCCTTTCACATGCCGGTTCTGACTGTGGAATTGCAAACGTAAACATCGGAACTTCAGGAGCTGAAATCGGT
This region of Flavobacterium inviolabile genomic DNA includes:
- the amaB gene encoding L-piperidine-6-carboxylate dehydrogenase, producing MATVIDQFGIQEALQQLGLKEINEGTSTGSNWFSNGKIIESYSPATGELIGKVKSSTKEDYETAMKAAEEAFKVWRLIPAPKRGEIVRQMGEELRKYKEPLGKLVSYEMGKSLQEGLGEVQEMIDICDFAVGLSRQLYGLTMHSERPMHRMYEQWHPFGTVGIISAFNFPVAVWSWNSMLAWVCGDVCIWKPSSKTPLCAVACQNIITTVLKNNNVPEGVSCLVVGNESGDLINNDKRIPLVSFTGSTRIGRHVSKTVAERFGNTILELGGNNAIIVSEHADISMVLVGAVFGAVGTAGQRCTSTRRLIVHESVYDKTISVLQNAYGQLKIGNPLDANNHVGPLIDKGAVNDYLNAIEKAKQEGGKILVEGGVLEGEGYESGCYVKPCIIEAKNEFHIVQEETFAPILYVMKYSTIEEAIAMQNGVPQGLSSSIFTNNMREMELFLSHAGSDCGIANVNIGTSGAEIGGAFGGEKETGGGRESGSDAWKAYMRRQTNTINYGNALPLAQGIKFDL